TGAACGGCTTCAAGCTTCTCGATCATTCTCTTAAGCTTGTTGAGGGCCAGATTTTGGATCTGGCGGATGCGTTCCCGGGTCACCCCGAACTTCTCGCCGACCTCTTCCAGGGTGCGTTCCGGTCCGCCGTCGAGCCCAAACCGGTAGCGGAGAATGGTCGCCTCGCGCTGTTCCAGGTTCTTCACCATCTCCTGGAGCATGTTCGTGACGGTCTTGTCCTCCAGCTCTTCGTAGGGAGAATCGGCGTTCTCGTCCTCCACCACTTCGGCGTAAGTATTGGAATCATCATCTCCGATGGGGGCGTCCAGGGAGGCGGGGCGGATCGCCGCGGTTCGCATCATGGCGACCCGCGATGGAGAGATCCCCAATTCCTCGCCCAATTCCTCGTCGGTTGGTTCGCGTCCGAACACCTCCTGTAACTTCATGGAGACGCGACGCATGCGCGAAATCTTGTCCACCAGATGGACGGGCAGCCGGATCGTCTTCGACTGATTAGCCAGCGCGCGCTTGATCGATTGCTTGATCCACCAGGCACCGTAGGTGGAAAGTTTGCCGCCCTTGGAGGGATCAAACCGTTCCACGGCCTTCATCAGGCCGATGTTACCCTCGCTGACCAAATCGAGCAGCGGCAACCCAAACCCTTCATAATCATGGGCGATCTTCACGACCAGCCGGAGGTTGGCCTTAATCATCTGCTCACGGGCCTTCTTGTCGCCCTTCTTGATGCGCGCGGCCAGGTCGATTTCCTCACTGGGGGTGAGCAGCTTTACCAAGCCGATCTCGCGCAGATAGAGTTTGAAGGCTGTATCGGCATCGTAGCTGCCCCGGTCCTTGGGGACCGCCGCTTCCACCGGCGTAGCTTCCGCTTCGCGCTTTACAAAGGTCGTGTCGATCAGCCTCACCTCATCCACCAAGTCCGGCGTTTTCGCCGGGGCTTTGGAGGATTTGGGGCCAGATTTTTGGGCCGCGCTCCGTGCGGCCTTAAACAATGCTTTCCCCTTGGTTTTCAACCCAGTCTTACGGACTTTTGTTCTCGCTGCCATACGTCCTATCCTATTCTTTTGCCCTCATTAACATCGGCAATTTGGTTTCCAAACTACAGCTCCCCTCGGGGCTTACTTGCTGAAGAGTCTGTTATTGATAAAGACAAACGTGATCGAGATCCGTCACGCGGATCCATGGCCGTATTCAAAGGAAATGATGAAATCATCGTTTTCTTGATCCGCGGTCCGCCCTGTAGTTCTCTTCTCGCCATGTCGATACCCCGTTTCTACGAGTCTGCCGCTTATCTCTTACGCGCCATGTTGCTTCTTGGATGCCTCGCCGCCCCTCAGGTTCAATCCCAAAGCTCATGGGTTTACTTTGGCACCTACACCGGCAAAAGCAGTCGGGGCATCTATGTGAGTCGTTTTGACTCGAAGACGGGGGTTCTGGGGCCGGCCGAATTGGCTGTGGAAACGAAGGATCCTTCCTACTTGGCCCTGCATCCGGGGGGAAAGTTCCTTTATGCGGTGAACGAGGTTGCGGAATTCAAAGGGAAGCCGGGCGGGGGAGTCAGTTCCTTCCAGATCGATCCCAAGACTGGCCTTCTGACCTCTTTAAACTCGGAGTCTTCTCGGGGAGGAGCGCCTTGCCATTTAATCGTGGACAAGGCCGGGAAACACGTGCTGGTGGCCAACTACACCGGGGGGAGCGTCGGTGTTTTGCCGATCGCCGCCGATGGCAGCCTGAAACCGATGGTTTCCTTCGTTCAACATACGGGAAAAGGCACCAACCCCGCACGCCAGGAGGCACCCCATGCTCACGCCATCTACCTCGATGCGGCCAATCGTTACGCCTTGGTGTCGGACCTCGGCCTGGATAAAGTTCTGGTATATCGGTTTGATGCGCAGACCGGGATCTTATCCTTGAACGATGCCACCTTGGCTGAGTTTAACCCGGGTGCGGGACCCCGCCATTTCGCATTTCTGCCGCGGGAGCGCGCGGGTTATTCGCTGAACGAGATTCAATCGACCATTACCACGTTGAGCTATGACCGTCGGCGGGGCCAATTAAGCGCCCTCCAGACGGTTTCAACACTCCCGCCCGACTTTACCGGCGGGAACGGCACCGCGGAGATTTTTGTGCACCCTACGGGTAAGTTCGTTTACGCCTCGAACCGCGGACATGACAGCCTGGCGGTGTTTAAAGTGACCGACTCCCAAGGTCGACTTTCACCCGTCCAGCATGTGCCGATCGGAGGTCGCACTCCCCGAGGCTTCGGCATTGACCCAACCGGGCGATGGATTCTGGTCGGCAATCAAAGTTCCGATCAGGCCACCATCTTCCGCATCGATTCACGGACCGGCAAGCTCACCGCTGCGGGAGCACCCGTTCCCGTTGGCTCCCCGGTCTCGGTGCACTTCCTGAAGATGAAGTAAGCCCAGGAGGCGACGTCTGAAGGGACGTAGAGAAGAGCAGTTCCAGAGAAACCTAAGACTTCGGGTTGAGGGGGCCGATTGGAAGGCTTGGGAGTGGGGGCATATTGCCCACGGACCACGCGGACCGCACGGATCTGAAGAGAAACCGAAGAGGCCGAGCCGACTGAAGTTACTGTTCTGCTGGGTTCGCTCCGACTCCGTGTGTTCTGTGTGTTCCGTGGGCAAAACTCTTCCTCCGCGTTCTCCGCGCCTCCGCGAGAAAAGATCCCTCCCCTGACTCCGAAGGACTGCCGGAATCTCTCGCGGAGAGGAAAGCCATGTAGACCTTCCTCTGCGAACGCTTCTTAGGACCTTATCCAGATGTAACCGCGAAAAGCCAATCACACCCGTGGGGCTTACCGCGGAGGCGTGGGTTGAAGGACCACAGGCCTCGAGGTCGAATCGACTGCATGCTCGGTGAGGGTTCCATCCGGCCATCGAACCTGGAGTCCGGTAGGTTGTTCCGGTCTCGCCAGAATGGTGAGGCTTCCATCGCAGGAGAGATATCCACTACCGCCATGAATTTCGCGCCTGGGGCCCCACCGAGTGCCGAACTTCAGTCGCAACGATGCTCCGTAGCATTCAGGGTTTCCGGGTGGGCCCTGCAGCTTAACAGAGAGGCCCGGCCGAGCGGTTTGATTGCGCAGAAGCACGACCGAACCCCGATTCTGCGACACCGCTAAATCCGGGCGACCGTCCTGGTCGAAGTCAGCGGTGGCGCTGCCGCGCTGCTCGCCGTAGATCCGCAATCCGCTGGCCGTCCCGGAGAGAGCCTCAAACCCACCTCGGCCGTCGCCTCGAAGCAGCAACCCTCGACCCGATGCCGATCGAGGTGTTTCGGGAGGGCAGGCGAACCAGTTTTGGGCGACGAACAGGTCCTCGGAGCCATCGCCATCGAAGTCCGCCACCGTCAAGCCGGTCGCCACGCTGGTCTGCGCTTCGAGGGGGAGCGAGCGGGCTTCGAAAGAGTCGCCGCGGTTCAGCAAGAGGACGCTGCTGGAGGTGCGAACCACCAGGGTCTTGGCACTGGCCAGCGAATCCCCGAGCAACTCCCGTATGTCGGCCGAGGCGAATTGGCGATAGGTGGAGAATCGCTCTTTGATCCAGGGAAGCGACGCTGCTAGCGCATCGAACGCTCGCCACGGAACCCGACGCGCTTCCGCGTTCGTGTCTGCAAACGCTTCGACCAGATCGATGGCACCGCCGCCCGAGAAATCGCCATAATGGAGATACCACGGGAGCAGGCTGCTGGAGGGATGGTTCCATCCCTGGTTGGAGGCGACTAAATCCATGCGGCCATCGCCGTCAAAATCGCCGGCGGCCAATCCGTGCCAGAATCCGGTCAGCTGATTGAGGGTCTCTACCTCGCGGACCGGCGGAGACAGTTTGGAGAGATCCACCTTTAGACTCCAGGTGCCAAATCGCCCCTGATCGTTTCGCAAGACCGAGAGGCCGCCCCACTCGGAAGCCGCCACCACATCCAGGTCCCCGTCGCCGTCCAGGTCGGTACTGACCAGCGCGCTGACTCGATTCAACCCCCAGCTAGCTGGATCGACGCGGTCATCCACCTTCCAGCCGGTTGGGGTCTGAAGGACCAGGGCTGAGGGGCCAGATTCGGGGAAGCGTCCCAGTCGTGTGAGGCCTCCCACCCACAGGTCCAGATCACCATCCTGATCATAGTCGCCGACCGACATCGGTCCCGCCTCGCCGGAGATGAAGGAGGCCACGCCGCTTCTGCTCCAGCTCGAATCCTCGGCTGGCACCCCCTCCTGCACCAAGGCCGGAGCTCCCGGCTCGCTTTGACTTGAGACCGCTACCTGGTTTCCCGCCTTGAGGACCATGAGTTGATCGTTCGTTGCCACCGCCCCAGCAAACCCGGCTGTGAATCGCACGCCGTTGACCGAAGATTGGTTCGTGAGCACCAGGGTCCTTCCGCCACGTCCACTCGTCATCACCAGGTCCTCATCGCTGTCTGCATCCACGTCCATCCACGTCAGGCCGGGGCCTCGCCGAGAAAGGAGTTGAGGCAGGAGAGGTTGGACGGCCAGTTCGTCCCAGTCGGGATCGAGATGGCGGATCGAACCGGGTAGGGTGACTTCCGCAAACCAAGGCTGCTGGACCGACGGCGTGGTTTTGGGCAGAGGGGCTGCGACGGGCTCCTCAATTTGATAGAGCCGATTTGGGACGATGTTCGAAATGGTTTGTACGGCACGGGAGGGCCACTCTACCTCCAACCGATAGCTGGCGGGGGACGCGGGAAGGGCGAAGCTTCGACGCTTTTGGTCAGCGCTTAGGTAGCGTCCGCCAGCGATGATGTGCTGCTGTTGGGTAAGACCGGCGCCTACGAGTCGCAACCGCGCTCCTATCCCCTCGGTGTTGGGGGATCGCCCCCGCAGTTCCACCGCAATGCGTGGAGCCCTCGCTTGGTTCAGGTAGATCAGGCACTCCTGATTCAGTCGCCCGATCACCACATCCAGGTCTCCGTCGTTGTCCAGATCCGCGAGCCCTAGGGCCTGCGAAATCCCTGGCTCGCTCCATCCCCATTCTTCTCCAAGTTCTCGGAACTGGAGCTTGCCTTCGTTGCGAAAGATGAGATTACGCTGGGGCAGGCTAGGGTAGAAATCCAGGGCTGGACGGTTTGAATGGGCCGCGGAACGGTCGAGTTCGTTCTGGGCATCCATGTCCAGCACGTCGTGGTTGTTGCCAGCGGCGATGAGCACATCCTCCCATCCATCCAGGTCCACATCCAGCAAGGCCACGTTCCAACTCCAATCAGAGGCCGCCAATCCGGCGAGCCAGGCGGTTTCCGCAAAGGTGCCATCACCCCGGCCTAGATGCAGCGTGTTGGCCAGGACCTCGGGCACGTAGGCGGGATCGGACAGCGGCAAAGCGTGTTCGACCTTGAGCGCGTTCGCTCGTTGTCGCTGGCGCTCTGAATGGCGGCGGCTGAGCATCTCGACCGCCAGAAAATCATCGTTGCCATCGTGGTTGAGATCCCCGACGTCCACCGACATGGACGACAGCGGCATCGCTCGCCAAGCCCGAGGATCGATGGCTCGAAAGCGACCTTTGCCGTCGCCCACCCAGAATCGGTCGCGTGAACGGAAGAAATCATTGCACACATAGATGTCACTATGGCCGTCACCCGTGAGGTCGCGCAGCAGGACCGACAATCCCCAATCTTCCGGGACCTGGGATAAAGGCTTTCCCTGCTCGTCGAGGAAGGAGCCGCCCGTCCATGCCACCGCTCTAAAGATCCCGTTGCCCTGATTCAGGTAGAGCATATCCGGCTCACCTTTTTCGATGACTTCGACCTTGCCGTTCGCGCGCAGCACCCCGAAGAATCGATCGGCCGGTGTGACCTCCACGCGACCTTGCACCACCCGGGCCGTGATTTGTGGGCTTTCCGGTTCATCCCGGGCCGTGGTGGCGCGATAGCACGTGACGTACAAATCCAGGTCGCCGTCTCCATCGATGTCAGCCATGGACATCGAGGTCGCGGCGCTGGTCCGATTGAGTCCGCTGCGGGATGATTCAACGAACCGAGCGGCGCCGCTGTTGAGAAAAAGCCGGGTCCCGGTGCCGAGGCCGTTCACCAAGAGATCGAGGTCGTGGTCTCCGTCGACATCCGCAAAGAGCGCGCCGGTGGAGAACTCTCCCGGGCAGGCGACGCCGGCCATCGCGGCGATCTCTTCGAAGGTCCCATCGCCTCGGTTGCGGTACAGCGCGTTCGAGTTCTCGGACCCGCAGAAATACAAATCCACCCACCCGTCCCCGTCCACATCGCCCAAGGCCAGTCCGGCACCGTTCTCCAGAATCTGGTTATTGGCGGCCATAATCGAGGAAAGCTGGTTGGTGAAGCGGATGCCCGAGCGATCGGAGGTGCACCGGGAAAACCCGGGCGGCTCGGAGCCGGGCGAGTTCAGGTGGGTCCACCGCCATCCGGATTCCTGATGCCAGACACTGGCGGCTACATCGGCGGCCTGACTGCCGGGGCCTTGCACCAGCTGAAGGATCCCCAGGAGCGCCGCCAACCACCCCGTTCGGCTCGTCCTGCTTGCGGACGGCGCGGCGAGGGTAGGGCCGGGCAGCTGAATCCGGCCTTCGACGGAGCGGTCGGTCACGAGCGCAGTCAGAGCGGTTCGGTATCGCATGGTGCGGTGCCCGGGCGGGGGCGAGCGGATGTGCTGGCGATCGCAAAAAAAACCCCGGCATCCAGGCCGAAGCCTAGATGCCAGGGAGTGCGTTCTCAAGAACAGGTTAGCGTCGGACCCGGAAGTAGCGCTGGCCTGTCGCCGTGGGGATCAGCGCGGGTGAGGTCAGGTTAGCCTCCGTCTGCCAGGGCCCTCCCACGGCGGCGGCGGATTCCACAAGACCCTCGGTCCATGTCAGCTGCAGCCCGTTCGGCTGCACGGTGTAGGTCAGGCGCGGCGGGATGATGCCGTAGACCTCGACCTCCGTCATCTGCAGGAAGTACTGCGGGACGGGATCGCCCAGCGCCAGGATGCGGAGCCAGGAGCCGCGGAAGTCGCCGAATCCGTCCTCGGGCCGAATCGTCACGACCGTTCCGGCTGTTGCCCCGGCGTTCGTGCCCGGTTCGGTGAAGAGGTCTGCCGCCCAGTTGACATCGCCCAGCTCGCCGTTGTTATCCGCGTGCAGGGACACCTGGAAGTTGGCCAGCCGCTCCGGGCAGCAGCCATCTTGGCGCGGATAGATGTCGATGTGCTCCACCGGGACATTGGCACCCAGGTCGACCCAGTAGGCCATGCCGATTTCGATCGTTTGATCCCCGTGCAGAACGGCGTTGCGATCACCATCCACGATTTGGGAGATGTTCCAGTTGCCCGGCCCCCAGAGCGGCCGGTTCGAGAAGGCCGGCTGGCCTTTGGCATAGTTGTAGTCGAAAAGCGCCTGGGCCGGCGCGGTTGTTTGGTTAGGCACGCCGGGATAGGAGATCACGCAGCGGAATTCCGCAGTCAGGTCTGCGTCCGTCAACGGCGGGGTGCGGTAGGTAGTCGCGGTCGCCCCCGGGATCTCCACCCCGTTTCGGGTCCACTGATAGGTGATCAGAGCCGGGTCGCCGTTCACGACTTTCCCGGCCGCGTTGAACAGAGCGGTTCGGCCGGGCACGGTGCTGTAGTTCACCGGTTCCCGCACGATGCTCAGGATCGCCGCCGGCGCCGCGTACTGGCCGAGGACTTCCACCTCGTTCATCTGGAGCGCGTAGGAGGTCACCGGATCCTCCAAGCTGAGGATCTGGATCCACTGTCCTTCGAACGTGCCGGCCGGATCGAGATCTGCGGTCACGTTAACCACCCTCCCGGCGCCCGAGCCCGGGTTGGTACCATCGGTGAAGAGATCCGCCGACCAGACTGGATCGCCCAGCTCGCCCGCATTGTCCTTGTGGACACTGACGCGGAAGTTCTTCAGCCGTTCCGGGCAGCAGCCATCTTGGCGGGGATAGATGTTAAGCTGCTCGAACTTCACGGGAAGTTCCAGGTCAATGGTGTAGGCGAAGCCTGGATCGATGGTGGCATCGCCGTGGAAGCCGCCGGCGCGATCGTTGTCCACCAGGGCCGCGATGTTGGCGCCGCCCCACAGAGGCCGATTGGTAAAAGCGCGTGCGCGGTAGCCCAGGTGGATTCGCAGCGTCGCGGGATCCGAGAGGATGGGAGTCAATCCGGGGTAGCTGATCACACAGCGATAGACGGACTTATCCTCGTCGGCGAGCACCGGCGGCGTCTGGTAGACGGAGGAGGTGGCTCCCTCAATGTTCGCCCCGTTCTTCTGCCATTGGTACGTCAGCAATGCGGCGTCTCCGTTGACCACGTTGGCCACCACGGCGAAGCGGGCGGACGTGCCGACGCCGACGACCGCGTTCGCGGGCTGCTGATTCAGCAAAACGCTCAGACCTCCCAGGATTTCTCCCAAGGCTTCGACTTCGCTGATCTGTAAGGCGTAGTCTGCGGGGGCGGCATCCAGGGATTCGATGCGGATGTACTGTCCTTCAAAGATGCCGGCAGAGTCGTTCTCCGCGATCAACTCATCCTTGCTGCCGGGCCCGGATCCGGGATCCGTGCCGTCGGTGTGAAGATCCGCCGTCCAAACCGGGCTCCCGATGGTCCCGCCATTGTCGGGATGAACCGTCACGCGATAGTTGGTCAGCCGGGTCGCGCAGCATCCGTCCTGGCGCGCCCAGACCACCAGTTTGCTCAATCTCACCCGCGCTCCCATGTTGATAGTGTAAGCCAGCCCGGCGGGCGGCGCGACATCCGCATGGATGATGGATCCGCGGTTGCCATCGACGATGTTTCCAGGAGGCGCTCCGGCGTATAGCGGCGCGTTGGCGGTGACGGCCGCGTTGAGCGCGCGATTGATTTCGGAAGGAGGCACTTCGGCGTAGACTTCCAACTCGGTCATCTGCAGCGAGTATTGGGGCAGCGGATCCTCCAAGGCCAGCACCCGAACCCAACGGCCGGTTTGACCGGCAGGGACCTGAATATCGACCTTCTTTCCCGCACCCGATCCGGCGTTCTCTCCGGCCGCGGTCAGGACGTCGGTTCCCCACACTTCGGTGCCCAGGGCTCCGGCGTCATCCTGGTGGAGCGACACCCGGAAGTTCCTGAGCCGCTCCGGACAGCAGCCATCCTGACGCGGGTAGATGGTGATTCGGGAAGGCGTCACGTCTTTACCCAGATCCAGGCTGTAAAAGAAGGGAGCGGTGGGAGAGCCCGCCTCATGGATCTGGCGAGAACGATCTCCATCGATCAGAAAACCAATCTGATCTCCAGCCCACAGAGGGCCCGAGGCGTAGGCGGTGCCTGCCGGGGCAACGTTGGCGAGTTCTGCTGGGAGAGGGGGCGTGAACAGCCCCATGGCTGCGAGGCACGCGACGAGCCGAAGTCGGTATTTGTTTATCATGGATGTTACGAGTTCATCGGCGACCCGGGCGGCAGGTCAACTCCAGCCACACAAGACGCCGATAGGTTTACTACACTCCCGGGCCAGCGAACGCGACGGAGTAAGGCCGCCGCTCCTGACAGCACATCAGCTGGGTCCTAGTCAGACGAAATCTGGGGCGGATTTCATCTCACCTGGCACACAACTCGTGATTCCACCGGTATAAGCCGGACATGGCACGGGATTTTCGCTATATATAGACCAAGTGAGCTCGATGGTGAAGCGAAATCCGTGTGAGGTTCCCGTCCCATCCCAGTCAAACCGATGGTGACTAAATGACTTGGCTACCCATCCTTTCCCGGGAGTTGTTGAGCGAGGCGCGGCATCCCATGTCCACCTGGTTGCGTTGGGGGTGCGTCCTTTTGATGGGGGGGATCCTGGGAGCAGCAATCGCGGACGAGGGTGGCATGGTGATGGGTAAGGGGAGCGCATTGTTTGGGGTGCTCCAACCAACCCTCTTCACCGTGATCTGTATCGTTGTGCCCGTCCTGACGTGCGATGCCATCAGCCGGGAACGGAGGGATGGAACCCTGGGGCTGCTGTTGATGACCCCCCTGCGTGCGCGAGATGTGGCGATCGCTAAGACGCTCTCCAGCATGCTGCGGGCGCTTACTATGGTTCTAGCGACTCTCCCCGTGCTGGTGATTCCCGTGCTCGCAGGCGGTCTGAGTGGATTGGATTTGCTTCGTGGGCTGTTAATGGACGGCATGGCTTTGGTGGCGGCCATGGCTGCCGGTTTGTTCGCCTCGAGCCGATGTCGAGAATTCCATCGCGCGGCAGCACTGTCGATTCTGGTAGCCTTCGCAACGATGCTGATGCTGGGCGGCCTGCAGCCGCTCTATTTGGTCATTATGTGGAGCGTGGGACTCACGCCAGGAAACCTCGGCAGCCCGTTCGAACCTGAGGTTTTTTTCATGATATTCACGGCGGGGAGTTGGTTGCTCTGCTCGGGTTGTTCGGACATCTGGCAGCAGGCGAGAACGTCCACCACACCACCGGTGCTCTGGCTCTGCGTGGTTCAGCTTTTGTCAGCTCTCTGCTTCTTGCAGTGGGTGGTGGGGGCGATGGACCGCAGCCTGCCGAGATGCTTGGCAGAGCTGGGTCCAACCGCGCGACAGGAGCGATGGTGGCGTCGGCTCTTCACTCCGGTGATCTTCCGCACCGCTTTGCGAATTTCCGCTCGAGGCAGAATGGAGCGAAATCCATCAGGGTGGCTGCAACGACGCGGCTGGGAGGCTCAGCTGGCCTCCCGGGGTGGGGCGGTCGGGCTCCTCGCGTTGGAGTTGTTCCTGGCGCTGTTTGTTCTGCATTCCGACTGGATCAGCTCCCGAGACTTTCTGGAATGCCAACCCTTCCTCGCCGTACTGTTTGTAATGGTCGTCTCCTTTAGTTCGGTCAATAGTTTTCGGCGTGAGTTGGAAACAGGAGCGTTGGAACTTCTCGTCGTGACGCCCCTGACCGTCAGGGAGATTGTTCGAGGCCGGGTGTGCGGTTTATGGGGTCAGTATGTGCCAGGGGTTTTCGTATGGCTGGCCTCGGTAGCGATGATCTGCATCGTTGATTTTCCGGCGGATCACTTGGGCTCTGAACTGGTCGAGTTCCTGATCTTGGTGGTCCCGGTGTTTGTGGGTGCCTTTCTCGCGCTGCCCATCATTGGGTTGTCACAGTCGCTGCAACTTTCCAATTTCATGCTGCGGTGGTTGTTCACCCTGGGGCTGGGACTGATCTTGCCGTTGGTCATGCCGATGGCCGTGGTTTGGTCGGCCGAGCTGCTCAGTCGCGGTTCGGGAACTTTTTTCGGCCTCTGGAGCGATGAGACGCTGCTCTTCTGCATCACCGTGACCGCTCTGATCCTCCAGGGTTTGTTTGCGTGGATCTCCGCCCGCAGCCTAGTCCGACGCCTCGCCACCCGCTCGTTTGCGATGGGGGCGTAGCGAGGGGGAAACGTCCGGCATGGGCGACTAGTGTAGTGTGGGCCGTCTCGGCCCATGGGCTTCTGAGACTTGGGTGGCCGACAGACCGGGGGTGTCGCTGCGCTCCAGGCCCCGGCTAATTTCTTTGAACCCTGCGGGTTCTTGGCGGACCTAACACCTAACACCTAACACCTAACACCTGGCAGCTAGCACCGAACGGACCGCTATCCAGTAGCGCCCAGATGCCGGTGGACCATCTCGAGCAGGGTTTCTGCGGTGAAAGGTTTGGCGAGGAACGCGCTGGATCCCGTGGCTTCCATTGCTCCCGCTGAAGCTTGGCCGCTCATGAGGATGATAGGGAGTTGAGGAAGCCGTTTTCGAATCTGTTGAATCATCGAATAGCCGTCCAGCACGGGCATGTCGGCATCCGTCAAAACGAGTCGGATCGCTGGTGGGTTCTCCAACAATATTGACAACCCTTCCGCACCGTTGCTTGCGGAACGGAAACGATAGCCATGCTCTTGGAGGGTGGCGGTGAGCATTTCACGAACCGCGGTGTCGTCGTCGACTACCAGGATCAGTTCATCCTTTCCGCGCGGGACTACAGAGCTAGTGGCGGGTTGGTGCGCCGCCGGTGCCGCCTTGGCCTTGGGTAGATAAACTTCGAACGTGGTGCCGGCTCCGAGTTCGCTCCGGAGATGAATGAATCCGCCGTGGCTCGCCACGATTCGAGCGGTGGTTGAGAGCCCGAGCCCGGTACCTTCGCCTGGCGGCTTGGTGGTGAAAAAGGGCTCGAAGAGTTTGGGTAAGACGTCTGGCGAGATCCCGGTTCCGGTGTCCGCTACCAACAACATCAGATAGTCGCCGGGCAGGGCATTCGGTATCTCTCGGGCCTCCTCGGCGCTCAGGGTGACATTGTCTGCAGCCAGGGTGAGCTGGCCGCCTTGGGGCATGGCATCCCGCGCATTCACACACAGGTTGAGCAGTACTTGATGTAGCTGGGTGGCGTTGCCGGTCACCTGCCATAGGTCGGGTGGAACCATCAGGCCGGGGGAGATCGACTTAGGAAATGTCTGAGTGATGATTCGCTCCATCTCACGAAGGAGCAACGCAGGGTCGAGGTTCGATCGCTCTCCATCCCGCCCGCGGGAGAAGGTCAGGACCTGCCTCACCATGTCCGCCCCTCGGTGGGTGTTCGACTCCATGACGGTCAGCATGCGCTGGGTCTCGTCGTCTGAGATCCGCTTCTTGAGGCGCTGGATCCCCAGCAACACCGGCGAGAGTGCGTTATTGAGATCGTGAGCCATTCCGCCAGCCAGGGACCAGACCGCCTCCATTCGTTGGCTGCGCAAGAATTGGGCCTCGATTTGCTTTCGGTCGGTGATGTCGCTGTTGATGGTCAGGATAGCTTTTGGTTTGAGTGTATCAGTAGAAAGGAGTGTCCATCGGCTCTGGACGATGATGGAGCGGCCGTCACGGGTGGCCTGCACCATTTCGCCCTGCCATTCGCCCTGACGCAGGGTCGTTGCGCGCGCCTGGGCGGCTTGATCGCGGCAAGGAGCGAACATTTGGTCCGTCACACCGGACTGGCCAAACTCCTGACATGTCCATCGGTAGAGTGTGGTGGCGCCCGGGTTCGAGAAGACGAAGGTTCCAGCCAAATCCTGGACGAGAATCGCATCCTGGGCCTGATCGATGAGCGCTGCCTGTTCCCGAATTTTCGCGTCGGCGATCCGACGGGCTTCCTCCAATCGTTGGCGAGTCTGGTACCATTCCAGCGAGTGCGCGAGCACGGAGCTGGTCAGGGCGATCGGGACTTGGACCGCCACGATGATGAGCCAGGGAAACCAGACGTTCGTTTGGCTGAATGCCAGTTGGGCCAGCCCCACGGTGATCGTTGTCGCGATTGCGGCGGCCATCGCCGCGGGGACGGGACGCAATCGCGCGAGCCCAAAGACCAGCAGGCTTCCACTGGCCAGCAGCCAGCCCGATTCCGCACGGGGCGACAGCCTTCGCAGCCCATCCTGGCGAAGTCGATTCAGCATCTGGGTAGCATGGATCTCGACCGCCGGCATGAAGAGTTGGTGACGCCAGGACGGAAAAGGGCTTTGAAACTCATCCCGACGTTCGGCGAACCCGCCGGTCAGAGGTCGGGCTCCGATAAACACCACCTTGTTCTCGAAGAAGTCATCGCTCTCGCCCTCGGGATCCAAGGCATTGCTGTAGCTGACATGCGGAATGGTAAGAGCCCGGCCGTAGTAGCGGATCCAGCCGGGGGC
The sequence above is drawn from the Verrucomicrobiales bacterium genome and encodes:
- a CDS encoding ABC transporter permease subunit, with the protein product MTWLPILSRELLSEARHPMSTWLRWGCVLLMGGILGAAIADEGGMVMGKGSALFGVLQPTLFTVICIVVPVLTCDAISRERRDGTLGLLLMTPLRARDVAIAKTLSSMLRALTMVLATLPVLVIPVLAGGLSGLDLLRGLLMDGMALVAAMAAGLFASSRCREFHRAAALSILVAFATMLMLGGLQPLYLVIMWSVGLTPGNLGSPFEPEVFFMIFTAGSWLLCSGCSDIWQQARTSTTPPVLWLCVVQLLSALCFLQWVVGAMDRSLPRCLAELGPTARQERWWRRLFTPVIFRTALRISARGRMERNPSGWLQRRGWEAQLASRGGAVGLLALELFLALFVLHSDWISSRDFLECQPFLAVLFVMVVSFSSVNSFRRELETGALELLVVTPLTVREIVRGRVCGLWGQYVPGVFVWLASVAMICIVDFPADHLGSELVEFLILVVPVFVGAFLALPIIGLSQSLQLSNFMLRWLFTLGLGLILPLVMPMAVVWSAELLSRGSGTFFGLWSDETLLFCITVTALILQGLFAWISARSLVRRLATRSFAMGA
- a CDS encoding CHASE2 domain-containing protein, which codes for MKLQAPTRYFDAWSAWLAIGMAALSLACLPESSTLGRWLVRASYDGSHLLAGPVGSVSESSPVVLVYLDLESHLREKQNPAQPWDRALHARLVRRLTQAGARAVVFDILFSNPGNPGPDAELMAAIRENRNVILPAEIAQSDNHPGGSPGLRSQTLTLPYQDLLNVAAGIGLANVTPDDDFVVRRSFAGSALHQRESLTEAVARHLGLPSQPAMKAPGWIRYYGRALTIPHVSYSNALDPEGESDDFFENKVVFIGARPLTGGFAERRDEFQSPFPSWRHQLFMPAVEIHATQMLNRLRQDGLRRLSPRAESGWLLASGSLLVFGLARLRPVPAAMAAAIATTITVGLAQLAFSQTNVWFPWLIIVAVQVPIALTSSVLAHSLEWYQTRQRLEEARRIADAKIREQAALIDQAQDAILVQDLAGTFVFSNPGATTLYRWTCQEFGQSGVTDQMFAPCRDQAAQARATTLRQGEWQGEMVQATRDGRSIIVQSRWTLLSTDTLKPKAILTINSDITDRKQIEAQFLRSQRMEAVWSLAGGMAHDLNNALSPVLLGIQRLKKRISDDETQRMLTVMESNTHRGADMVRQVLTFSRGRDGERSNLDPALLLREMERIITQTFPKSISPGLMVPPDLWQVTGNATQLHQVLLNLCVNARDAMPQGGQLTLAADNVTLSAEEAREIPNALPGDYLMLLVADTGTGISPDVLPKLFEPFFTTKPPGEGTGLGLSTTARIVASHGGFIHLRSELGAGTTFEVYLPKAKAAPAAHQPATSSVVPRGKDELILVVDDDTAVREMLTATLQEHGYRFRSASNGAEGLSILLENPPAIRLVLTDADMPVLDGYSMIQQIRKRLPQLPIILMSGQASAGAMEATGSSAFLAKPFTAETLLEMVHRHLGATG